The Bacteroidales bacterium genome has a window encoding:
- a CDS encoding DUF4160 domain-containing protein, producing MPEISRFYGIIIYMFFSEHNPPYFHVKYQEFEATVEIIDGVVHGILPRRALNLIFDWLDLHKDELLENWKLMAERKPINKIEPLK from the coding sequence ATGCCGGAAATTTCAAGATTCTATGGGATTATTATTTACATGTTCTTTAGTGAACATAATCCTCCCTATTTTCATGTAAAGTATCAAGAATTTGAAGCAACTGTCGAAATCATTGATGGCGTTGTCCATGGAATTCTGCCTCGCAGGGCATTGAATTTAATTTTTGATTGGCTTGACCTTCACAAAGATGAACTTCTTGAAAACTGGAAATTAATGGCCGAAAGAAAACCAATAAATAAAATTGAACCTTTAAAATAA
- a CDS encoding DUF2442 domain-containing protein, whose protein sequence is MELIKVVRAKYIEGYKIEFQFNNGIIKTIDLSNEIYGEVFEPLKNLEYFKKFSLNPFTIEWENGADFAPDYLYKLGN, encoded by the coding sequence ATGGAACTTATCAAAGTTGTTCGGGCTAAATATATTGAGGGCTATAAGATTGAATTTCAGTTTAATAATGGAATTATAAAAACCATTGACCTTTCGAATGAAATTTATGGTGAGGTATTTGAACCTCTTAAGAATCTTGAATATTTTAAGAAGTTCTCTCTTAATCCATTTACAATAGAATGGGAAAACGGAGCTGATTTTGCCCCGGATTACCTCTACAAATTGGGCAATTAA